In the genome of Lathyrus oleraceus cultivar Zhongwan6 chromosome 4, CAAS_Psat_ZW6_1.0, whole genome shotgun sequence, the window ATCTAAACATATTCTTGTCAACACTACTGAAAATAAAATTCAAAGccttggagtttccaagagcttcATTATCTTCGACATCAGTCCATTCAACTTCATGCTTTAAACTTGTTGTACCATCTTGAGAAGAATCACACGATGTTTCCACCCTTTAATCACAACCTTCCAAATTTTGTTGTCTATGGATTTGAGATATGCATATGTTTTAGCCTTCCAATTGTCATAATTGGTTCCATCCAAAATAGGTGTTCTGTTGATAGACCCTTCATCCTTTGTgttatccataagaataaaaaATATCTCCTTGGAGCTCACTCAAAGAGAACCGGGTGCATGCTCTGATGTCAATTAAAATTATGTTCCGGATGGGACATATTTTAGAAACAATGTTGGGACAACTGGTCCAACTTCTTAAACCAGTAAGACAAcaatataacaacaacaataatacaATGCACAAATAAATATAATAGCACAAGAGATTAGTAACCCAGTTTAGTGAAACCACACATACATTTGGAGGACACTCTACCCAAAAAAGGAAATTCACTACTTCAAATTAGTATAATTAGTCTTATAGGAACATCAACCCCATGATATTCAAGACCTCTTCATAATCCTAGTGAATTTCTATTTAGGGCTCCCTCTAAATATGTGAACTCCTCCCattttctctcaatcactaaccCCTAGTGATCAACTTCAACAACAACTCTATTAATTGTTGAATTTATAACTCAACTAAGATAAACCAATAACTATGCAAACTTACTGAAACATAGAGTGGTATACACAAATAGATTCAAAACTAATACATCATTAGCGTGGAATATAAGAAATAAAGACTCACAAACCCTAGACACTTAGAACTTAATCTAGTGCATAAAACTCTTCACAATACATTAGAATTGAGTTTTCTTATATATAAATGTATTCTGGTCTTTttctttttggatatttaaaTTAAATTCATCAAGAATAATAGCTTAACTAATTGGATTTGATTTGCTCCATAAATCTCTCAAACAAAATATATGATTTGTTATATATatcaaattcaaatttaaatctccattAAAATTTTTTTTGATCTTCAATGTTTGTcaaacaaataaaacaaacattgCTAAATAATTTGAAACAAATTTGATTGAACCTAACCATGTTTGTTACACAAGAAAATTCTTGTGAAACATAATGACTAAGCCTCCACTGTTGTGTTTGATTAAATCATCTCATCATTCTCAATTTTCTTTTCAACTCCCTTATTTCAATCCAATTTGTTTCATTGCCATCTTTTTTCTTTCAATTTGATCAGTTTCATTATTGTGTTCATCATGTCAGTGGAAAGCTCTGTAAGCAGCATCAATAGTGGGTCTTCATCTCATGCCAATAAAAAAGGTTATCAAACTGATACTCTCAATCCTTACTTCATTCATCCTAATGAAAATCATGCTTAAGTTCTTGTGTCCCTTTTCTTTCAAGCATCAACTACCATTCTTGGTATCGTTCCATGACCATGGTATTAAGATCCAAGAATAAACTTCACTTCATCAATGGTAGTTTGCCTCGACCGTTAGATGAAGATCCCAATTTTGTTACTCGGGACCGATGCAACACCATGATCATGTCATGGATTCACATTTCAGTTGAATCAGAAATAACTCAAAGCATACTATGGATGGATAATGTTGCCAAACTTTGGAATGAATTGAAAGATCGTCTCTATAAAGGACATGTGTTTAGAACTTCTGATATTCAGGAAGAAATATGCAATTTAAAACAAGGTGATTCTTCCATTTCTTCATATTATACAAAACTCAAGAAACGGTGGCAAGAAGTGGACAATTTTCGTCCAATTCTTGAGTGTTTTTGTGATTCTACTTGTCAAACGGTTACCAAAATTCGTGCATACATAGATGGTGATAAAGTTATGAGGTTTCTCAAAGGCTTGAGTGAATAATATTCAATTGCCAGATCAAAAATTATGTTGATGGATCCTCTTCCCAATATCTATAGAGTTTATTCTTTACTTGTTCAACAAGAAAGACAAGCCACATTACTTATTGATGAATCAAAGGTGTTGGCTTTTCCCAAATCAAATCATAGTCAGAACTATAACTTCAATCTTAACTCTAATTTTGTGGCAAAGGAACTAGAGGTGGCAGATCATTTAGTGGCAGAGGTAGAGGTACATGTTTTTGTACTCACTGTGGCATACCAATCATAGAGTCGATTCTTGCTTCAAAAAGCATGGTTTTCCCCCACATTGGAAGCAAGATGGCACAATCAACAATTATGTGGCTACAACTGAAAAAGAAGAAGAATCTCAAGTTAAATTCCATGAAGAAAATGAGCAGGATCATGGTAACTTGGTTTTCACACCAGATCAGCACAAAGCATTATTGGCCCTTCTTCAAGGTGCGTCTTCTTTACAAAATCACAACATCAATCATCTGAAAACTCAACCTGATATTGGCTTAGGTATCATATGTATTATCCTTAATACTCATAGACCTGAAAATTTCATTCTTGACACTAATGAACCTAACCATGTTTGT includes:
- the LOC127135894 gene encoding uncharacterized protein LOC127135894, which codes for MVLRSKNKLHFINGSLPRPLDEDPNFVTRDRCNTMIMSWIHISVESEITQSILWMDNVAKLWNELKDRLYKGHVFRTSDIQEEICNLKQGDSSISSYYTKLKKRWQEVDNFRPILECFCDSTCQTVTKIRAYIDGDKVMRVYSLLVQQERQATLLIDESKVLAFPKSNHSQNYNFNLNSNFVAKELEVADHLVAEVEQDGTINNYVATTEKEEESQVKFHEENEQDHGNLVFTPDQHKALLALLQGLEYDVNHDDAAV